The following coding sequences are from one uncultured Cohaesibacter sp. window:
- the amt gene encoding ammonium transporter has translation MRFRFVQYLLSFLLIFIPDYALAADLGNVEANLDLTWVMSASALVMFMQVGFLLLEAGMVRSKNSINVAQKNLLDFVFSVAAFTIVGFMIAFGNSYGLIGLDWRYLGLQHISSREAGFFVFQVMFCGTAATIVSGAIAERIRLSSYVLASFFLSAIIFPLFAHWAWGAALRPNEGAFLANLGFIDFAGSSVVHGTGGWVALAGCMVLGAREGRFSNTGEPVRMAGHSPVLATTGGLLLFIGWLGFNGGSTLKANEAVAYIILNTVLAGGFGTVAGFVLGYKQDGYYLPEKSLSGLLGGLVAVTAGCAVLTPLGAIIIGTLGGLVAVFANSMLEHKWKIDDAVGAIGAHAFAGVVGTLGLALLAPADKFQNGRDYQFLIQALGVVTNFVVSFGLGFLCFWFLKRFMHLRASHEEELIGLNIAEHATRIGVGHVEDAMQKLLDGRHDGFSQRLPIVAGDEAENLTNLFNELMANLETEHKTRSELELLKVKSEEAERITALSNATFEGIAIHHNGRVIDGNRQIAELLEYSLDEIVGKDIMLFTDERHRGRIERNIAENTIEPYEAVLLSKSGERIPVAIRGRFINYKGQNVRISCIVDLRERKAAEEHIRVMAQHDALTGVANRSLFNTQLENAVKSATSQRAVALIIIDLDRFKNVNDVYGHPAGDIVIKETARRLEAISGVNDSVARLGGDEFALIQRNVLFTNQAADTGHRIVNELSKPISIDEKTAVFIGASVGIALSPEHAKDAETMFYRADIALYHSKNTGRNMSSIYQPGLNKLMEKRRALQAGLEKALQNDEFELYYQPRVDSKTLEVCSYEALLRWNHAEKGVVSPGEFIPVAEASGLIIDIDTWVFEHACKEAANMLEGQRLSINISPLAFLQRDFVKKIQETLERTGTNPARIELELTENMLIEDDEHGLAVMKQLKRLGLALALDDFGTGYSSLSYLSKYPFDTIKIDRNFVIALGQEKSAVAILKVIIGLGKGLGMEIVAEGVETVEEAAFLRENECDQLQGYLISRPMPARDILKNVSEEMKDKILNCYLHENLDPHLEDFRAMIAKGEGGEKRATEELEGAVKTAC, from the coding sequence ATGCGTTTTAGATTTGTGCAGTATTTATTGTCATTTTTACTAATATTTATCCCCGACTACGCTTTAGCAGCAGATTTGGGAAATGTGGAAGCGAATCTGGACCTTACATGGGTAATGTCGGCGTCTGCCCTCGTCATGTTCATGCAGGTAGGGTTTCTTCTTCTTGAAGCAGGAATGGTTCGCTCAAAGAACTCCATCAACGTTGCACAGAAGAACCTGCTTGACTTCGTGTTTTCCGTAGCGGCCTTCACAATAGTCGGTTTCATGATTGCTTTCGGCAATTCTTATGGACTGATAGGCTTGGATTGGCGGTATTTGGGACTACAACACATCTCGTCGCGGGAAGCCGGTTTCTTCGTGTTTCAGGTGATGTTTTGCGGAACTGCAGCAACCATCGTTTCTGGCGCAATAGCGGAACGTATTCGTCTTTCTTCGTATGTTCTTGCATCCTTCTTTTTGTCTGCAATTATCTTCCCGCTTTTCGCTCATTGGGCTTGGGGCGCTGCACTGCGTCCAAATGAAGGGGCCTTTCTGGCCAATCTCGGTTTTATTGATTTTGCGGGCTCTTCCGTGGTGCATGGAACAGGTGGTTGGGTTGCCTTGGCCGGTTGCATGGTGCTGGGCGCGCGCGAAGGGCGTTTTTCCAACACGGGAGAGCCCGTTCGAATGGCCGGCCACAGTCCGGTATTGGCCACAACAGGCGGACTTTTACTGTTTATCGGTTGGCTTGGCTTTAACGGGGGTTCTACGCTCAAGGCCAATGAAGCTGTCGCCTATATCATTTTGAATACGGTACTGGCGGGTGGCTTCGGTACGGTTGCTGGCTTTGTTCTGGGTTACAAGCAAGACGGTTATTATCTGCCGGAAAAATCGCTTTCTGGCCTGCTGGGCGGGCTGGTTGCAGTTACCGCAGGATGCGCGGTGCTCACTCCTCTTGGCGCAATCATAATCGGCACCTTGGGCGGACTGGTGGCCGTTTTTGCCAACAGCATGCTGGAGCATAAATGGAAGATTGACGATGCTGTGGGGGCCATCGGTGCACACGCTTTTGCGGGTGTTGTCGGCACCTTGGGGCTGGCGCTGTTAGCTCCAGCAGACAAGTTTCAGAATGGCAGAGACTATCAGTTTCTGATCCAGGCATTGGGCGTCGTGACTAACTTTGTTGTCAGCTTTGGTCTTGGTTTCCTGTGTTTCTGGTTTTTGAAGCGGTTCATGCATCTGCGTGCAAGCCACGAAGAAGAGTTGATCGGTTTGAACATCGCCGAGCATGCAACGCGCATCGGTGTCGGGCATGTGGAAGATGCAATGCAGAAGCTGCTGGATGGCAGGCATGATGGATTTTCGCAGAGATTGCCGATCGTGGCGGGGGACGAAGCAGAAAATCTGACCAACCTGTTCAACGAGCTGATGGCAAATCTGGAAACCGAGCATAAGACGCGCAGTGAACTTGAGTTGCTGAAGGTCAAGTCTGAAGAAGCCGAACGTATTACAGCGCTTTCCAACGCGACTTTTGAGGGCATAGCCATTCATCACAATGGTCGCGTCATCGATGGCAATCGCCAGATCGCCGAGTTGCTAGAATATAGCCTTGATGAAATTGTCGGCAAGGACATCATGCTCTTTACGGATGAAAGACATCGCGGACGTATTGAGCGAAACATCGCAGAAAATACAATAGAACCTTATGAAGCGGTTTTGTTGTCTAAGTCTGGTGAGCGCATTCCGGTTGCTATTCGTGGTCGCTTTATCAACTACAAGGGACAAAATGTTCGCATTTCCTGTATTGTTGACCTAAGAGAACGCAAGGCGGCAGAAGAACATATTCGCGTCATGGCACAGCATGATGCCCTGACGGGAGTTGCCAACCGTTCGCTCTTTAATACGCAGCTGGAAAATGCCGTCAAATCAGCAACAAGCCAACGAGCCGTTGCACTCATAATCATCGATTTGGATCGCTTCAAGAATGTCAACGACGTCTATGGGCATCCGGCTGGTGATATCGTGATCAAGGAGACAGCTCGCCGCCTTGAGGCAATCTCCGGCGTCAATGATAGCGTGGCTCGTCTGGGTGGAGATGAATTTGCCCTTATTCAACGCAACGTCCTCTTCACCAATCAGGCAGCAGATACCGGGCATCGCATCGTCAATGAACTGTCCAAACCAATCAGCATTGACGAAAAAACCGCAGTCTTTATCGGAGCCAGTGTCGGCATTGCGTTAAGTCCGGAACATGCAAAAGACGCAGAGACCATGTTCTACCGGGCAGACATCGCTCTTTATCACTCGAAAAACACTGGCCGAAATATGTCCAGTATTTATCAGCCCGGTCTCAATAAGCTCATGGAAAAGCGTCGTGCGTTGCAGGCGGGGCTTGAAAAGGCACTGCAGAACGATGAGTTCGAGCTCTATTATCAGCCTCGGGTGGACTCCAAAACACTGGAAGTCTGTTCTTACGAAGCCTTGCTCCGCTGGAACCATGCCGAAAAGGGCGTCGTTAGTCCCGGAGAGTTCATTCCGGTCGCCGAAGCGAGTGGCTTGATTATTGATATCGACACTTGGGTGTTTGAGCATGCCTGCAAGGAAGCCGCCAACATGCTTGAGGGCCAGCGCCTTAGCATCAACATCAGTCCGTTGGCTTTCTTGCAAAGAGATTTTGTGAAGAAAATTCAAGAGACACTCGAAAGAACCGGCACCAACCCGGCCCGTATCGAGCTTGAGCTAACCGAAAACATGCTGATTGAAGATGACGAGCATGGGCTGGCCGTGATGAAACAGCTAAAACGCTTGGGGCTGGCTCTAGCGCTGGATGATTTCGGAACCGGATATTCTTCCTTGTCCTACCTTTCGAAATATCCTTTCGACACGATCAAGATCGACCGCAATTTCGTGATTGCTCTTGGGCAGGAGAAGAGCGCCGTAGCGATTCTGAAAGTGATCATCGGGCTGGGCAAGGGCTTGGGCATGGAGATCGTGGCAGAAGGTGTTGAGACCGTGGAAGAAGCTGCATTCCTGCGCGAAAATGAATGCGATCAGCTTCAGGGCTACCTGATCAGCCGACCAATGCCAGCCAGAGACATTCTCAAGAATGTCTCTGAAGAGATGAAGGACAAGATTCTGAATTGCTACTTGCACGAAAATCTAGATCCCCATCTTGAAGATTTTCGCGCCATGATAGCAAAGGGAGAGGGTGGCGAGAAACGCGCCACTGAAGAGCTGGAAGGGGCTGTGAAGACAGCCTGCTAG